The genomic region GACAGAGGATTGAAAGAAATTAATAACTACTGCATCTGCAGCATCATTCACCATCCACTTTATCTTTAACTTACTCAAATGTGTGTGCTCACAGATCGCATACTGATCGATTCAGTTATAAGTTACCCTGATGTATCAAGGATGGAGTGGAAGAAAGGATTAACCATCCATTTCATCAGAAACTTTGAGATGTTGAGATATTTGCTCTCTGTCATGCCAGTAATTGACTGAAACTGAGTAAAGATAAGATTAGAAACAATAAACTGGCAGTTACAGAATGAAATACTGAGTCAATTGCAAAGCAATATATTGTTAGGATATAATACAACTACTGATCAGCTATAAACTGGCATAAACAATGTAACATCTGCAATGACATTGCAGATATTGTCAGTAACAATGCACAAAGTATTATCCTTTATCAAAATGCTGCAGTTACAAATACAAACCCAACTTCACTTTGCAGAAGCTAATATTCAAAGGGTTTGGGAGTGGAGGATAGTGAGTCCCACCTGAGTCTGTCCAAAGTGGTACCTGGTACTTTCAAAATTGACACTGACAGAGTAAAGCAACGTGGTACACttcagaaggtttgagttacagtcCAATAACATACTGACATGTTAAGACTGTGAGATAGAGTTTACAAAAATACATCCCAGAAACAGTTGGGCACagattggagtcgagagtgtggtgctggaaaagaacagcaggtcaggtagcatccgaggagcaggataatcgttGTTtgaagcataagcccttcatctcgccgttttgggcataagcctctgacccccagcatctgcagagattgGGGCACAGATTGGAGGAATATTTCCAAGTGGCTGGCAAATAGTGTAACGTTTTACCGCTCACATCAGTgtttgatgttaaaaatcacgcaacaccaggttatagtccaacaagtttaattggaaagacactagctttcggagcgacgcccttcatcaggtgattcaccatcacaacaacctgatgaaggagtgtcgctccaaaagcgagggtgcttccaattaaaccagttggactataacctgatttttaactttgtacaccccagtccaacaccggcatctccgaacaGTGTTTGATGGTTACGGAATAAAACCTGTCTTGAAATAACACTGACTATTAGATGGAGGACCAGAACCTCATTGGACTGGTGTTGAGTTAATGCAAAATGTGTAAATTAGGACATGACAGATATAAAGTTAAAGTGACGCATATATATATAGTGCTGACAGTTGCTGGTTAACAGGCATTCGCGTAAGACTGAGAAATGTTGTAAATCCCTGCATGAAACTGCAAGACGCCTAATTGAAATGTGCAGCAACGTGGTTCAGTTACACTGCACGTACTTTCAAAGCAAACAGTTATCGATACGTGTCTGCGCCCACACTTATCAGTCAAGGTCTCAGAAATATATTCATCCCACAGTCAAAACGTGACTCAACTCGTGACTCAAGAAAGGTATTACATAGAAACTTTTTCTTATCATTTCTGTTCAACTCCGTGCAATTGAGAACGAGATGCATCAACCCCAAGTGTAGAAAACTTTCTCAGTCAGGTTCCAGTGGTACGTATAACTTGACAAAAAAATGTAATCGCAATTTCAAATGGATGAGAGCTTTTTTTTTCACATAGTGACAAGTTCTGTGTTAATTCCAGCCTATACAGAGGAATAGAAACAGACATGCGGAGCTAGAAACACATCAGCACAACAACGAGCAAAAGGAAACCGAGCCAATACGACAATCAATTTCTGTATCACAGACACGAAACAAATCTCCCTCAGTCAGACTGACAGGAACACAATCACCATCCACTTTACATTTCGTTGCAGATCCACATGGGATCTCACACTAACCAATCAGAGAGACTCAATGTTTGGGCATGACTCGGTGTAAACTACCCAATCAGGAGCCAGGCTTTCCTCCATCCTTCATTAGCATTGCTGACGCCGTCAGTCTATAAAGAGGGAACTCCGAGATCCTTTTCCCTTATTCTGTGTCTGAAAGTGAGCGGCGTCATGGCTGATGAgaagaaagcacagcaagcctCCAAGAAGGGAGCGAAGAAAATCATCAAAAAAGCGCCAGCGAAGGGCGGCAAGAAGAGGAAAAGGACCAGGAAAGAAAGTTATGCCATCTACATCTACAAAGTGATGAAGCAGGTCCACcccgacaccggcatctcctccAAGGCCATGAGCATCATGAATTCGTTCGTCAACGATATTTTCGAGCGCATCGCGGGGGAGGCTTCCCGCCTGGCCCATTACAACAAGCGCAGCACCATCAGCTCCCGGGAGATCCAGACCGCCGTGCGGCTGCTGCTGCCCGGGGAGCTGGCCAAGCACGCCGTGTCGGAGGGCACAAAGGCGGTGACCAAGTACACCAGCTCCAAGTGAAGGACCGCATTGTACTGAAACACACATCCACAACCCAAAGGCTCTTATAAGAGCCACCCACAAAATTCCTGAGACAGCTGAACCATTTCTTAaagagttctttgttttagtttccATGTGATTTTTGATAAGGCGTTTCAACTTGTAGTGCTATATGTTTTTGTATTAGTAAGTACTTTGCAAATTATTCGCGAGTGGGATGGAGAGTGCAGATCAAGCGCCAGTGAGTCATCTTTCATCTTGCTTGTTCACCCCTGGCAGACAAATACCCACGTCTTTCACTCCCACGATTGATGCATTTTACCTTCTGAATACTTTACATGTCCAATGCACGGGTTTCATCCGATTTTTCGCAATGCAAAATAAATCTTCCTGCTATCGGTGAGACTTTCAAACCGAACCGAGAGAAGTCCAACACAGCTACCGGACTGAAGCGTGGAGCTGAATCTGATCGAGAGCGATAAGGGAGGACAGCTTTAAAGTATCATCTTAAAAAACGTGTTCGCCCTCGATGCTGAGCCGGAAGAATGCTGTGGGCTGCTTTATCAGCATATCGGGGTGGTACGGAAATGTGTAAAGAAAAGGCAGGTTGCAGACTGCAATGTTTGGCCTGTTTTGTTTCAGCTTCTGCTCAAGGTTTAGAAAATAACCCACTCTCAAGATCAGATACAGATCGGCAAATGAAGGAGAGTAAGACCGTGTGAATTATACGTTTGTAAACTAAAAGTAAATTTACATGAGTGTTAATGTTTTTTGAACTTCCACAGTTTTTTGTAGTTCATTATTCAGGTAAAAAATACTCCTTTGTTTGGAAATTGGCGGGCTTTTCAATTTTGAAAGAAAGCGGTTGATGTATTGGCGCCCATCGTTTCCGCCCTCCTCCCCGTGCCCTCTCCGGATTGGGGAATGAGGCAGATATCTGATTGGGAATTGAAACAACATTAGGAGGAGCTGGACAATGGGACCAATCAGAAACGGCCGACCCACCATTCCTCCCGAAGGTATAAGAGGCCGCGATGTGGGCGGAGTGCAGCATTCTCTGTGAAAGTGCTTGTGACAATGTCTGGAAGAGGAAAGGGCGGTGGGAAAGGTCGCGCCAAGGCGAAGTCTCGGTCGTCCCGGGCTGGCCTGCAGTTCCCGGTGGGCCGTGTTCACAGGCTCCTGAGAAAGGGTAACTATGCTGAGCGTGTGGGTGCCGGAGCGCCGGTCTATCTGGCTGCGGTGCTGGAGTATCTGACGGCTGAAATCCTGGAGCTGGCCGGCAACGCGGCCCGGGACAACAAGAAGACCCGCATCATCCCCAGGCACCTGCAGCTGGCCGTGCGCAACGACGAGGAGCTCAACAAGCTGCTGGGAGGGGTGACCATCGCACAGGGCGGGGTGCTGCCTAATATCCAGGCCGTGCTGCTGCCCAAGAAAACAGCTGCTGCGGGAGCCGCTAAAAAGTGAAGCGGACATTCTTGGATCTGACTGCCAAAAGGCTCTTTTAAGAGCCACTCACAGCATCTGTNNNNNNNNNNNNNNNNNNNNNNNNNNNNNNNNNNNNNNNNNNNNNNNNNNNNNNNNNNNNNNNNNNNNNNNNNNNNNNNNNNNNNNNNNNNNNNNNNNNNNNNNNNNNNNNNNNNNNNNNNNNNNNNNNNNNNNNNNNNNNNNNNNNNNNNNNNNNNNNNNNNNNNNNNNNNNNNNNNNNNNNNNNNNNNNNNNNNNNNNNNNNNNNNNNNNNNNNNNNNNNNNNNNNNNNNNNNNNNNNNNNNNNNNNNNNNNNNNNNNNNNNNNNNNNNNNNNNNNNNNNNNNNNNNNNNNNNNNNNNNNNNNNNNNNNNNNNNNNNNNNNNNNNNNNNNNNNNNNNNNNNNNNNNNNNNNNNNNNNNNNNNNNNNNNNNNNNNNNNNNNNNNNNNNNNNNNNNNNNNNNNNNNNNNNNNNNNNNNNNNNNNNNNNNNNNNNNNNNNNNNNNNNNNNNNNNNNNNNNNNNNNNNNNNNNNNNNNNNNNNNNNNNNNNNNNNNNNNNNNNNNNNNNNNNNNNNNNNNNNNNNNNNNNNNNNNNNNNNNNNNNNNNNNNNNNNNNNNNNNNNNNNNNNNNNNNNNNNNNNNNNNNNNNNNNNNNNNNNNNNNNNNNNNNNNNNNNNNNNNNNNNNNNNNNNNNNNNNNNNNNNNNNNNNNNNNNNNNNNNNNNNNNNNNNNNNNNNNNNNNNNNNNNNNNNNNNNNNNNNNNNNNNNNNNNNNNNNNNNNNNNNNNNNNNNNNNNNNNNNNNNNNNNNNNNNNNNNNNNNNNNNNNNNNNNNNNNNNNNNNNNNNNNNNNNNNNNNNNNNNNNNNNNNNNNNNNNNNNNNNNNNNNNNNNNNNNNNNNNNNNNNNNNNNNNNNNNNNNNNNNNNNNNNNNNNNNNNNNNNNNNNNNNNNNNNNNNNNNNNNNNNNNNNNNNNNNNNNNNNNNNNNNNNNNNNNNNNNNNNNNNNNNNNNNNNNNNNNNNNNNNNNNNNNNNNNNNNNNNNNNNNNNNNNNNNNNNNNNNNNNNNNNNNNNNNNNNNNNNNNNNNNNNNNNNNNNNNNNNNNNNNNNNNNNNNNNNNNNNNNNNNNNNNNNNNNNNNNNNNNNNNNNNNNNNNNNNNNNNNNNNNNNNNNNNNNNNNNNNNNNNNNNNNNNNNNNNNNNNNNNNNNNNNNNNNNNNNNNNNNNNNNNNNNNNNNNNNNNNNNNNNNNNNNNNNNNNNNNNNNNNNNNNNNNNNNNNNNNNNNNNNNNNNNNNNNNNNNNNNNNNNNNNNNNNNNNNNNNNNNNNNNNNNNNNNNNNNNNNNNNNNNNNNNNNNNNNNNNNNNNNNNNNNNNNNNNNNNNNNNNNNNNNNNNNNNNNNNNNNNNNNNNNNNNNNNNNNNNNNNNNNNNNNNNNNNNNNNNNNNNNNNNNNNNNNNNNNNNNNNNNNNNNNNNNNNNNNNNNNNNNNNNNNNNNNNNNNNNNNNNNNNNNNNNNNNNNNNNNNNNNNNNNNNNNNNNNNNNNNNNNNNNNgcgctctctcgctctctctcgtgtgcgctccctcgctctctctcgtgtgcgctccctcgctctctctcgtgtgcgctctctcgctctctctcgtgtgcgctctctcgctctctctcgtgtgcgctctctcgctctctctcgtgtgcgctctctcgctctctctcgtgtgcgctctctcgctctctctcgtgtgcgctctctcgctctctctcgtgtgcgctctctcgctctctctcgtgtgcgctctctcgctct from Chiloscyllium plagiosum isolate BGI_BamShark_2017 unplaced genomic scaffold, ASM401019v2 scaf_11456, whole genome shotgun sequence harbors:
- the LOC122547122 gene encoding histone H2B 1/2-like; its protein translation is MADEKKAQQASKKGAKKIIKKAPAKGGKKRKRTRKESYAIYIYKVMKQVHPDTGISSKAMSIMNSFVNDIFERIAGEASRLAHYNKRSTISSREIQTAVRLLLPGELAKHAVSEGTKAVTKYTSSK
- the LOC122547121 gene encoding histone H2A-like; translation: MSGRGKGGGKGRAKAKSRSSRAGLQFPVGRVHRLLRKGNYAERVGAGAPVYLAAVLEYLTAEILELAGNAARDNKKTRIIPRHLQLAVRNDEELNKLLGGVTIAQGGVLPNIQAVLLPKKTAAAGAAKK